The proteins below are encoded in one region of Ricinus communis isolate WT05 ecotype wild-type chromosome 6, ASM1957865v1, whole genome shotgun sequence:
- the LOC8264806 gene encoding embryo-specific protein ATS3A produces MKRTSFLLVIFITVITISPHLALRYQPTNTTLGESHKICSYSIEIETTCAPSADTKDHVSARFSDSSGNLIIVKHLKNPKLVYPPNGLRKQGGVYGGFGRCAVDMFEVSGPCMKQSICSLYLKKVGSDNWRPGWVKVLHQEGSNGHLVQVSYMFYFRRFLPENVWYGFDYCHSKEGFQPHVATFGKD; encoded by the coding sequence ATGAAGAGAACAAGCTTTCTTCTTGTCATTTTCATTACAGTCATCACCATTTCTCCTCATCTAGCCCTTAGATACCAACCCACAAACACCACCCTTGGAGAATCTCATAAAATTTGCTCCTACTCAATTGAGATTGAGACAACATGTGCACCATCAGCTGATACTAAAGATCATGTAAGTGCCAGGTTCAGTGACTCATCAGGAAACCTGATCATTGTCAAGCATCTAAAAAATCCCAAGTTGGTTTATCCTCCAAACGGCTTAAGAAAGCAAGGCGGTGTGTATGGAGGATTTGGAAGGTGCGCTGTTGACATGTTTGAAGTAAGTGGACCATGTATGAAGCAGAGTATTTGCTCATTGTACCTTAAGAAAGTTGGGTCTGATAATTGGAGACCAGGCTGGGTTAAGGTGCTTCATCAAGAGGGTAGTAATGGTCATTTAGTGCAAGTTtcttatatgttttattttagaaGATTTTTGCCAGAAAATGTATGGTATGGGTTCGATTATTGTCATTCTAAAGAGGGGTTTCAGCCTCATGTTGCAACTTTTGGTAAAGACTGA
- the LOC8264807 gene encoding early endosome antigen 1 encodes MKKLFFFRSSSSNNENNNSGSLPSTDKQVYWEMPLENELNSHGKAENGFRSPKGFFSKSRKQVYDNSSSSSSSFLRRSRSMSSAAFTVDEPQNDFSCIGDQSRSPASSISSAAYQQREHPSGRRSITPERRAKPKRIEVATTIQKSHGQERPGSSSSSKSHHDSSGSSSSSNVSSKVLDRYIDGEQELERSKPKSNTFQRNFAGNGNFGGRLPPRIQYTNPASPTDGVKDKPRSHSFREAKGTRHHFSSKEWVDNGFGHESPRRLAKNVIARLSQTHSSHKSSLKEFNYDVPITIEDIYGGALNKCFDSNVDVPSRKSYSAEEPYEISHGYHTDDFAGSQKQLGNNFVDLNSVQTEDAVDAELQQRSKEAEERVLLLSEELDQECFLPDSGFDVPSLIHAIRNLTENKLSLAIEVSGLLVSRISERDTYKEELSLAKSELESQTKRLEKEKSELQTALEKELDRRSSDWSSKLEKYQLEEKRLRERVRELAEQNVSLQREVSSFSERETESRSVITYSEQQLGHLNSRVEEVSKENHDLRENLSELQEKHAVVEEDLNCIKRNFKEKDKECKELQKSIARLLRMCSEQGKTIEGLREAFSEEIEEKQSLDKFEKHVMKLQMEQMRLTGVELALRREVESHRIELDSLRQENIILLNRLKGKGEELGALTFKLDKEMWTRTCCLQNEGLSMLKDSTHLCSKLLELIKGGGGGTKQGLELRCGLDGQFFVEADIKVQGFKRGTENLARSLQTISSLLQEKPSSVASKFELTCANVDGSGKPYQQTLEDALRCELKAETLLTSLLREKLYSKELEVEQLQAELAAAVRGNDILRSEVQNAMDNLSCASHKLKDFELQMQKKDENVSRLRSDLQESLKELTVIRGILPKVSEERDLMWEEVKQYNEKNMLLNSELNILKKKIEALDEDILLKEGQITILKDTLGSKPFDLLASPDHMQEFLLK; translated from the exons ATGAAGAAGTTATTCTTTTTCAGATCTTCTTCCTCTaataatgaaaacaacaatTCTGGTTCTCTTCCATCAACTGATAAACAAGTTTACTGGGAGATGCCATTGGAAAATGAGTTGAATAGCCATGGTAAGGCTGAGAATGGTTTCCGAAGTCCAAAGGgctttttttcaaaatctcGAAAGCAAGTCTATGACAATTCAAGCTCCAGCTCCAGTTCATTTCTCAGAAGGAGTCGGTCAATGTCATCAGCTGCCTTTACTGTTGATGAACCGCAAAACGATTTTTCTTGCATAGGTGATCAAAGCAGATCTCCTGCTAGTAGCATCAGTAGTGCTGCTTATCAGCAACGTGAACATCCATCTGG gAGGCGGTCTATTACTCCAGAAAGACGAGCCAAACCAAAGCGAATTGAAGTGGCCACAACTATTCAAAAGTCGCATGGACAAGAGAGGCCTGGTTCTTCTAGTTCTTCTAAATCTCATCATGATTCATCTGGAAGCTCTTCCTCCAGTAATGTCTCAAGTAAAGTTTTGGATCGCTATATTGATGGCGAGCAGGAGCTTGAGAGGAGTAAGCCCAAAAGCAATacttttcaaagaaattttGCTGGGAATGGAAATTTTGGTGGAAGGCTTCCCCCACGAATTCAATATACAAACCCTGCATCACCAACAGATGGTGTCAAAGATAAACCCAGGTCTCACTCATTTAGGGAAGCTAAAGGTACCCGCCATCATTTTTCTTCCAAAGAATGGGTAGACAATGGATTTGGTCATGAATCTCCACGGAGACTTGCAAAGAATGTTATCGCAAGACTCTCTCAAACTCATTCTTCTCATAAATCAAGTTTGAAGGAGTTTAATTACGATGTGCCAATCACAATTGAAGATATCTATGGTGGCGCATTGAATAAATGCTTTGATTCAAATGTAGATGTTCCTTCCCGAAAAAGTTACTCTGCGGAGGAACCGTATGAAATCAGTCATGGTTATCACACAGATGATTTCGCAGGCTCTCAGAAACAACTGGGAAACAATTTTGTGGATTTGAACTCTGTTCAAACTGAGGATGCAGTAGATGCAGAATTACAACAAAGATCTAAAGAAGCTGAGGAGAGGGTTTTGCTTCTTTCTGAAGAACTCGATCAAGAATGCTTTCTTCCAGATAGTGGATTTGATGTGCCGTCATTGATTCATGCCATTAGGAACTTGACGGAGAATAAGCTAAGCTTGGCAATTGAAGTTTCCGGCCTTCTAGTGTCCCGAATTTCTGAGAGAGATACTTATAAAGAAGAACTTAGTTTGGCAAAGTCAGAATTGGAGTCGCAGACCAAAAGACTAGAGAAGGAGAAGAGTGAGTTGCAGACAGCACTGGAAAAAGAGTTGGATAGAAGATCGAGTGACTGGTCATCAAAGCTTGAGAAGTACCAATTAGAAGAGAAGAGGCTTCGTGAGCGTGTCAGAGAGCTTGCAGAGCAGAATGTTTCCCTTCAGAGGGAAGTATCTTCTTTTAGCGAGAGGGAAACAGAAAGCAGAAGTGTGATAACATATTCAGAGCAGCAACTTGGACACCTGAATTCAAGGGTGGAAGAGGTGAGCAAAGAAAATCATGATTTAAGAGAAAATCTTTCTGAATTACAGGAGAAGCATGCAGTGGTAGAAGAAGATCTTAATTGCATCAAAAGGAATTTCAAAGAGAAGGACAAAGAGTGCAAAGAGTTACAGAAGTCCATTGCTAGATTGTTGAGAATGTGCAGTGAACAAGGGAAGACAATCGAGGGGTTGCGAGAGGCGTTTAGTGAGGAAATTGAGGAGAAGCAGTCATTGGACAAATTTGAAAAGCATGTGATGAAATTGCAAATGGAGCAAATGAGGTTAACAGGTGTAGAATTGGCTTTGAGAAGGGAGGTGGAATCTCATAGGATTGAACTAGATTCTCTTCGACAAGagaatatcattttattgaaTCGTTTAAAAGGCAAAGGGGAAGAGCTTGGTGCTTTAACTTTCAAGCTAGATAAGGAAATGTGGACCCGTACATGCTGCCTGCAAAATGAAGGGCTATCAATGCTGAAGGACAGCACTCACCTTTGCTCCAAGTTATTGGAATTAATCAAAGGGGGAGGAGGAGGAACTAAGCAGGGCTTAGAACTAAGATGTGGTTTAGATGGCCAATTTTTTGTTGAAGCTGACATAAAAGTTCAAGGCTTTAAGCGTGGAACTGAAAACTTAGCAAGGAGTTTGCAGACTATATCTTCTTTGCTGCAAGAGAAGCCCAGTTCAGTTGCTTCGAAATTTGAGTTGACATGTGCTAATGTTGATGGGTCAGGGAAACCTTATCAGCAAACTTTGGAA GATGCCTTAAGATGTGAGCTTAAAGCAGAAACTTTGCTTACAAGTCTGCTAAGAGAGAAGCTGTACTCTAAAGAGTTGGAAGTTGAGCAGTTGCAGGCTGAACTAGCAGCAGCAGTGAGAGGCAATGACATCCTCCGATCTGAAGTCCAGAATGCAATGGACAACCTTTCCTGTGCCAGCCACAAGTTGAAGGACTTTGAACTACAG ATGCAGAAGAAGGATGAGAATGTAAGTCGGCTCCGAAGTGACCTCCAAGAATCACTGAAGGAACTCACAGTAATAAGGGGTATTCTACCCAAAGTTTCAGAGGAGAGAGATTTAATGTGGGAGGAAGTGAAGCAATACAATGAGAAGAATATGCTATTGAATTCAGAGCTTAAcatcttgaagaagaagatagagGCACTTGATGAGGACATACTTCTCAAAGAAGGTCAAATTACAATCCTAAAAGATACTCTAGGCAGCAAACCTTTCGATCTCCTTGCCAGCCCTGATCATATGCAAGAATTTTTGCTAAAATGA
- the LOC8264808 gene encoding protein MAEA homolog, which yields MEMDSLPNGNSTPSITTLTNPSPASTTATAAISSKLTESLKLEHQFLRVPFEHYKKTIRANHRAVEKEVSSVISGVSDVADLDVSKHYAVQHLTNLVSKLQGLKRKLEEGSKTENLQAQRCRARLDHLESIDVENLSEWNNTRLKRILVDYMLRMSYYDTGMKLAESSNMMDLVDIDVFQEARRVIDALQNREVAPALAWCADNKSRLKKSKSKFEFQLRLQEFIELVRAENNMRAIAYSRKYLAPWGATYMKELQQVMATLAFKSHTECVKYKVLFEAKQWDYLVDQFKQEFCRLYGMTLEPLLNIYLHAGLSALKTPYCYEDDCTKEDPLSQESFRKLALPLPYSKQHHSKLVCYITKELMDTENPPQVLPNGYVYSAKALEEMAKKNNGKITCPRTGFVYNYSEVVKAFIS from the exons ATGGAAATGGATTCCCTCCCAAACGGAAACTCAACACCTTCCATAACAACACTAACAAATCCGTCACCGGCATCGACAACAGCAACAGCTGCCATCTCATCAAAATTAACGGAATCGTTAAAACTAGAGCACCAATTCTTGCGAGTTCCATTCGAGCATTACAAGAAAACGATCCGAGCTAATCACAGAGCCGTAGAAAAAGAAGTGTCCTCCGTAATTTCCGGCGTTAGTGACGTGGCGGATTTAGATGTGTCCAAACATTATGCTGTTCAACACCTTACCAATCTTGTTTCCAAATTACAAGGTCTCAAAAGAAAG TTGGAAGAGGGAAGTAAAACGGAGAACTTGCAAGCACAAAGGTGCCGTGCTAGACTTGACCATTTAGAATCAATAGATGTGGAGAATTTGTCGGAGTGGAACAACACTCGTTTAAAGAGGATTCTTGTAGACTATATGCTGCGGATGTCGTATTATGATACTGGGATGAAGCTAGCTGAAAGCAGCAATATGATG GATCTTGTTGATATTGATGTATTCCAAGAAGCAAGAAGGGTTATCGATGCGCTTCAAAATAGAGAGGTGGCTCCTGCTCTAGCCTGGTGTGCTGATAACAAATCGCGGCTGAAGAAGTCAAAG AGTAAATTTGAATTCCAGTTGAGACTTCAAGAGTTCATAGAGTTGGTACGAGCTGAAAATAACATGCGTGCCATTGCATATTCTCGGAAATATCTTGCTCCATGGGGAGCTACTTATATGAAAGAATTACAGCAGGTCATGGCAACATTGGCTTTTAAAAGTCACACTGAATGTGTAAAATACAAG GTATTATTTGAGGCAAAACAGTGGGACTACTTGGTCGACCAATTTAAACAGGAATTCTGCAGGTTATATGGCATGACGCTAGAGCCTTTgctgaatatatatttacatgcAGGCCTATCAGCACTAAAAACTCC ATACTGTTACGAAGATGATTGCACAAAAGAGGATCCACTGTCACAAGAGAGCTTCAGGAAATTGGCATTGCCATTGCCATACTCTAAGCAGCACCATTCAAAGCTTGTTTGCTACATAACTAAAGAACTGATGGACACAGAGAATCCGCCTCAAGTGTTGCCCAATGGCTATGTCTACAGCGCCAAG GCACTTGAAGAGATGGCGAAGAAAAACAACGGTAAAATAACTTGTCCGAGGACAGGTTTTGTTTACAATTATTCTGAGGTGGTAAAGGCATTTATATCGTGA